GTGTGGAAAGTATTGGGTTCAGATGCAACCCGCAGTTAAATAGCTGCATTTGCTACTGATGCTGGTGAAGATTATATAAGTAGTTTTATCTAtactttttctctatttttgtgtattgattttttatttgtgATGTGTTGTGCTTTCCTTTGTAGATGGGAATATTCGCAGGGCTCTTTCGGCGTATTCTTTGATTTGATAATCATCTTGCAATTTTTTCGGCATTTTTGCATGAAAACCTATGATTTCCTAGTTTATGTACCTAAGACTTTAACCTGACCTGAAGGTTAGAATGTATTGTCAATGTCTTTCAGATATGAATCCATCTGATTTATGTTTAGACGGGAAGAACCTGCATCagtatttcaatttcaattggaACATGGGTTTGATTCACACTCCATGTCCGGAGAAAGATTTATCGTCCGGAAAGAGGAAAAAATGGAGTCTTTGTCTAAAGAAATGTGTTGAAAAAGGACAGATGTATCTTTGTTacctttgtcaaaaaaaaaaaaagagagagagagcagATGTATCCGGATTTTCGATGTTGAATAGATGAGAAGTCAGTCTTCTACGGATGTCTGGAAACTATGACATGTTGGTCTGCGGTAATGGTGGTTCTACATGGTAGACTTCTCTGTGTAAATAGTTTCTCAGCGGCCTGTGCAGCCGGGGTGCCCACTGTTCCTTTCCTCATTCTTTACAAGCAAAGACGTCCACTTGcaaatttttcttctctttacaGGTATCAGTAGTTTTATGGCTTATTCAAGTATTTGCCTTTAACAATGTACTTGATGGATAAGCATCCGGTTGCACATGCCTCTGAGAAAATATTTACACAGAGAAGCCTCCCTTGTGGAACCACCATTACCATAGACCAACATGTCATAATTTCCAGAGACATCCGTAGAAGACTGACTTCTCATCTCCATCGAAAAGAAAGAACTTGCATTAATATTTCAATTGGAACATGGGTTTGATTCACACTCCATGATGGGAGAAGGATTTATCGTCCGAAAAAACGGAGTCTTTGTCTAAAGTGTGTTGAGAAAGGACAGATGTATCTGGGTTTTGCGGTGATGCAATTGACTTGTTTACACAAAACATTCCTCTGTTCATTCTAACTTACATCAGCTAGCAATTTTATACGAGTTTTAGTGTTGGGGATGAATTCTTGGTTCACCATGAGAAGATTTGTTGTTAGTTTGTAGAATTTAAATTTCCTTTTATATTCGTGTATGAAATTTGTAAAACTTGCATATTACTTGTTTCCTGTTCTTATAGTACTTGTTTCCTGTTCGTTGTCTCTTAAACTCGGATATTCGATTCACGTGCAGGTATTATCAGGTGACACTCAATGTAGGCCAACCCCCCAAACCTTACTTTCTTGACATAGACACAGGGAGTGATCTCACTTGGCTCCAATGTGATGCACCTTGCGTCAAATGTGTTCCGGTGAGtacctttttttattccttCTGCAGCTTAGCTCTTTCAAGTTACACGAAAGATTATTAATATGCATTCAAATCCAAAATCATCCTTAAGTAGTCAGAAATATCTGTCCTAATTTCTGCAATAATGTACGACATTGCAGGCTCCTCACAGTCCTTACAAACCGAATAAAAATGTTGTCAAGCATAAGGATCCCATATGTGCATCCCTTCACTCGCCTGCAAACCCTCCCCGTCACACTCCTGATGATCAATGTGACTATGAGGTTGAGTATGCGGATCAATGTTCATCCTTGGGAGTGCTGGTCAGAGACGCATTTCCAGTAAAATTCTCCAATGGTAGCTCCATTGCTCCTCCTCTGGTGTTTGGGTAAGAAACTGAAAAACTACCCTTTAAAATTGACAACCAACAAATGCTATTTCTTCCACTCACTACTAAAAAGATTGGAATCAACAGACAAGTTTTCTAGCTAAACAACAAATCTATTGCTAATTCTAATTAGCAATGAATTAGGGACGGATTATCAAAACAAATTGTTAGCTACTAGCAATTTAGCAATGAAGTTTGTAGCTAATTCCAGTTTTTTTGTAGTGTTTGTTCTGTTTCTGAAATTGTGATGCTTGTGATTCATGAGCTTGATTTCCCTTCTGTAGTTGTGGGTACGATCAAGAAGTGCCAGCCTCTGCGCATGCACCTTATACGGATGGAATTCTTGGTCTAGGAAATGGAAAATCAAGCTTAGTATCACAGATGAGTAGCTTGGGTTTTATCCGGAATGTAGTAGGTCACTGTTTAAGCGGGCAAGGTGgaggttttcttttctttggagATGATGTTCTCCCGTCTTCTGGGATTGTTTGGACACCTATCGTGCGTGCATCTTCAGAGTATGTTCTGTCTGTAGTTGGTGCTTTTGTATATGGAAATTTGCACTTTGCACACAAGATGTAAATAAACTTTTCTGGATTACTATGATTTCAGGCAACACTATTCTTTAGGACCAGCAGATCTCCTATTCGGTGGGCAGGCAACTGGAATAAAGGGTCTACCGATAATTTTAGACAGTGGAAGTACCTTTACCTACTTTAATTCCGAAGCTTACAAAACTCTGTTGTCTTCGGTAAGATCAGAAAAAACCTCCATCCTATATGCTTATTCGTCTTTTTGGCTTAGGACTTATGATATTGCTAATTTCAGATTAAGAAAAACATAGACGCAAAACAGCTGACTGATGCAGTGAACGACAAAAGCTTGCCAGTCTGCTGGAAAGGCTCCAAACCTTTCAAATCCATTAAAGATGCCACACGCTACTTCAAGCCATTGACACTTAGTTTCACACAAGCTAAGAATATTCAGCTTCAACTGACACCTGAGGCTTATCTTATTCATACTGTAAGTACCTTTTAAATTGCTCCGTGAATCTTATAATGCAGTTCAAAAGTATAGTAGATCACGATACTGATATTCGTTTCCTCTCAGGATCAAGGCAATGTATGCTTAGGCATATTGAATGGTTCGGAGGTTGGATTAGGAAATATTAATATCATCGGAGGTATGACAGAATGAgtcatctttcttttttatacTGTTCAAAGTTAGTGTTGCCTTTTCCTCGTTTAGATATCGAAAAATAGTGTCCTCTTTGGAGAAATAAGTGGATTCATCTTGCCATTTTTAGTCCCTCACGTTATGAGGTTGTCTTCTCACAAAAAAATGTGCAACAAAAGAACACACATGACCAATATTTTCTCCGAGGAGGAGGACATCAGTATCGAAGTTGTTGTCCACATTATAACTTTCTTTCCTCTTTTTCTCTGGATTTACGTATGCAGATATTTCTATGTTAGACAAAATGGTGATTTACGACAACGAGAAACAACAGATTGGATGGGTTCCAGCAAACTGCAACAAGCTTCCATCGTTGTCCTGGTAGTTCGTCCAGACATACGTTTATCTTGCTTTTTCATATTACTGCTGCCACCAGAGCTCACGAGATACCATTTTTGTTCTTGAATTGACAGAATATATCAATGATTACAGTGAAGATTTTGGTGACATATCATAGGAACAAGCAGGCAGAAAGTATGTCAGTATTACAATGTTTGGTATATTACAGAGGAACATATCTTAGTTGATTGGTAATACAGAAAATTCACTGTAATCACccatagaatatatatatatatatataatagcagCCAGTTCATCTATATTCGATTTATCCCCAAATCTGTCTTCTAGATTACAACGTAAATAGAGAAGTTGAGTCTGAACTAGCGAACTGAAGTCACTTTCGTAACTCTATAATTCATTCGAGAAGTGGATGTGGCcaatataaaataaacttatcaACTCGGACATGCTCATGATTGAATAAATATCACATCTCACTTCCAGAGGAGGTTTGAGAGAAATAAAGAGAATGAATATCATTGCGTGGTTGTATGGATATGTTATTGGTCGTGTACTTATTGAACATCAAGGATATTTGATCGAGCATCATTAGGAACTATTAAATGGCAAAACTCAAATTGTTCTAAGGTAGCAAAATTTTCCTTGTCGCAAAAGTGGACCTACACAAATGGTGAAACATCTATTTGTTATTACTATTCTAAAAATGGGAAGACCCAAAGTAAACAATTGGTAGTAGATAAAAAATACTCTTAAAACTTAAAGCACATGATGAAAGGGTGAAAATCAATTGAACCCTTACTTTTTAGTTTAGACCTAAATTTATCTATATAAAAACCACTAAAATTGTGAAAATATTTGAACTTAAACCCACAACTCAAATACTGAATTTTGGTCGAATGAATAGAATTTATTTGTCCTTAACTAGAAGCCTTATGAGTAGTGATTGAGCCCTAAA
This Solanum dulcamara chromosome 8, daSolDulc1.2, whole genome shotgun sequence DNA region includes the following protein-coding sequences:
- the LOC129899319 gene encoding aspartic proteinase Asp1-like isoform X2, which codes for MTCWSAVMVVLHGRLLCVNSFSAACAAGVPTVPFLILYKQRRPLANFSSLYRYYQVTLNVGQPPKPYFLDIDTGSDLTWLQCDAPCVKCVPAPHSPYKPNKNVVKHKDPICASLHSPANPPRHTPDDQCDYEVEYADQCSSLGVLVRDAFPVKFSNGSSIAPPLVFGCGYDQEVPASAHAPYTDGILGLGNGKSSLVSQMSSLGFIRNVVGHCLSGQGGGFLFFGDDVLPSSGIVWTPIVRASSEQHYSLGPADLLFGGQATGIKGLPIILDSGSTFTYFNSEAYKTLLSSIKKNIDAKQLTDAVNDKSLPVCWKGSKPFKSIKDATRYFKPLTLSFTQAKNIQLQLTPEAYLIHTDQGNVCLGILNGSEVGLGNINIIGDISMLDKMVIYDNEKQQIGWVPANCNKLPSLS
- the LOC129899319 gene encoding aspartic proteinase Asp1-like isoform X1, with product MRGKWDLVRIWVLYCLLLCGFFQGCFSAFNLPRPPWKKQSNFGSSVVYPLVGNVYPKGYYQVTLNVGQPPKPYFLDIDTGSDLTWLQCDAPCVKCVPAPHSPYKPNKNVVKHKDPICASLHSPANPPRHTPDDQCDYEVEYADQCSSLGVLVRDAFPVKFSNGSSIAPPLVFGCGYDQEVPASAHAPYTDGILGLGNGKSSLVSQMSSLGFIRNVVGHCLSGQGGGFLFFGDDVLPSSGIVWTPIVRASSEQHYSLGPADLLFGGQATGIKGLPIILDSGSTFTYFNSEAYKTLLSSIKKNIDAKQLTDAVNDKSLPVCWKGSKPFKSIKDATRYFKPLTLSFTQAKNIQLQLTPEAYLIHTDQGNVCLGILNGSEVGLGNINIIGDISMLDKMVIYDNEKQQIGWVPANCNKLPSLS